A genomic region of Gemmatimonas sp. contains the following coding sequences:
- a CDS encoding type II toxin-antitoxin system VapC family toxin, with protein sequence MIVPDVNLLVYAVHAESPEHRRAQRLLDDLMTGDEPVGLPWVVILGFLRITTHARIMQSPWSIEAASGLVEQWLAQRVVTVIHPTDRHWSVLRGMLDAAGRGANLTTDAHLAAMCIERGATLHSADNDFARFRTLDWVNPLAL encoded by the coding sequence GTGATCGTCCCCGATGTGAACCTGCTGGTGTACGCGGTCCACGCGGAGAGTCCCGAGCACCGGCGCGCGCAACGGTTGCTCGATGACCTCATGACCGGGGACGAACCGGTCGGGCTGCCGTGGGTGGTCATCCTGGGGTTCCTGCGCATCACCACCCACGCGCGCATCATGCAATCGCCGTGGTCTATCGAGGCGGCGTCCGGTCTCGTCGAGCAGTGGCTCGCGCAACGTGTGGTGACCGTTATTCATCCCACCGACCGTCACTGGAGTGTGCTCCGTGGTATGCTCGATGCCGCTGGGCGTGGTGCCAACCTCACAACCGATGCCCACCTGGCCGCCATGTGTATCGAGCGGGGAGCGACCTTGCACTCGGCCGATAACGACTTCGCTCGCTTTCGCACGCTCGACTGGGTGAATCCACTGGCGCTTTGA
- a CDS encoding DUF305 domain-containing protein, with translation MTARRISSLVALLVATGFASPVSAQHSMDHSMHRMGPEIVIPKGALYTKADVEFMQGMIAHHAQAIVMSRLAETNGANPQVLKLSRKIDQSQIPEILIMQDWLRRYDQFAPDTSSWRGMRMDGMLSDEEMTALAAARGVEFDRLYLVGMIKHHAGAIKMVDELFKSPGAGQEVDANIFANDVVTSQSAEIGIMRRLLAQLPPK, from the coding sequence ATGACGGCCCGTCGCATCTCCTCGCTGGTCGCGCTCCTCGTCGCGACCGGTTTTGCCTCCCCGGTATCGGCCCAGCACAGCATGGATCACAGCATGCACCGCATGGGGCCGGAGATCGTCATCCCCAAGGGGGCACTCTACACGAAGGCCGATGTGGAGTTCATGCAGGGGATGATCGCCCACCACGCCCAGGCCATTGTCATGTCGCGCCTGGCCGAGACCAATGGCGCCAACCCACAGGTGCTCAAGCTCTCGCGCAAGATCGACCAGTCGCAGATCCCCGAAATCCTCATCATGCAGGACTGGCTGCGCCGCTACGACCAGTTCGCTCCCGACACCTCGTCGTGGCGCGGCATGCGCATGGACGGCATGCTCTCCGACGAAGAGATGACGGCGCTCGCGGCGGCCCGCGGCGTCGAGTTCGACCGCCTCTATCTGGTGGGCATGATCAAGCACCACGCCGGCGCCATCAAGATGGTGGATGAACTCTTCAAGTCCCCGGGCGCCGGTCAGGAGGTGGACGCCAACATCTTCGCCAACGACGTGGTCACGTCGCAGAGTGCCGAGATCGGCATCATGCGCCGACTGCTCGCGCAGCTCCCTCCCAAGTAG